GCGCGTGTGCCAGCTTCGGGTGCGGGACGAGGCGTGGGGACTGTGGAGCCGTGTGTCCGGGTGTGCTGATGCAATGCCCGGGTGCGCACACCCAGGTGCCTGCCTCGCTGCCGCACTTCCTCAAAACGGCTGCTGCCAGGGCGGGAATCCGCGGCGCTGCTGGCCGTGCTGCCGGGCCGTGCTGCCGTTCTCCGGGAGCCCCgctgcagagcctcaggggCACAGCGCGGACCCCAGGCCCCACAGGGCCGAGGCGCGCCGGGGGTCGGCTCCGGGCTCTGTCGCGGCCCTCTCCTCCGCCGCAGCGGCGGGCGCTTGGGCCGGTTCTCCTGCACCTTACGGACGGCGCTGTCAGACGGCGCGGGGGGCGGGAGCGCCTGCCGCGGtccgggccgggcccgggcggggggcggcgggtcCGGGTGCGGGCCCCTCCCGGCCCGGCTCTCGGCAGCGCCGCCAGCCGGCAGCAGCGTACGCCGCGGGCAGCCCGTCTGCAAAGTGCGGGCGAACGGCTCGtcttccccctccttttctttcccccggCCTTAACAGGTGAGGGCCTGGT
This region of Motacilla alba alba isolate MOTALB_02 chromosome 5, Motacilla_alba_V1.0_pri, whole genome shotgun sequence genomic DNA includes:
- the LOC119702008 gene encoding synapsin-1-like, yielding MGACASFGCGTRRGDCGAVCPGVLMQCPGAHTQVPASLPHFLKTAAARAGIRGAAGRAAGPCCRSPGAPLQSLRGTARTPGPTGPRRAGGRLRALSRPSPPPQRRALGPVLLHLTDGAVRRRGGRERLPRSGPGPGGGRRVRVRAPPGPALGSAASRQQRTPRAARLQSAGERLVFPLLFFPPALTETM